In Musa acuminata AAA Group cultivar baxijiao chromosome BXJ2-10, Cavendish_Baxijiao_AAA, whole genome shotgun sequence, a genomic segment contains:
- the LOC135625575 gene encoding uncharacterized protein LOC135625575 isoform X1 encodes MARKGCTRRELLDRWSAIQEELDGDDPSPSRERRILRTKEEWFSDSFNFLVDLPAENHIWCDYSDLMGPLLETFHNFFRDTNSVSPLKLLWKRVSRELGHCTQCICQHHQAQEYYNVEYETDSVDPLLTVLHRLDEERVTEHLKDINTRIRCKEYDPESHGTEVVSVMFEVLMFPILLDDQSLVNEFQFFIEAVDESHEVTLSSNQQYPGIYALLFLKGGRARAVGFRLAGCMGKLRRATDLEPLQPLLRKYIGFLEAEILPSTSEVLRPRVQLERINVWNGIKTLLGFLEAEALEDGILEKYPVFLSFVLNHVSDDTPEFSFAVACLRTLFEMLGCKLWLRTTLSPSMMRNTLLGQCFHTLNEKSHKDIFDLFLPFLQSLESLQDGEHEKQRRHFLYFLLHQVTQSRNFSNLMRKNACKIALLIIQRGYSMNPPCPPFECAHMWGPSLVSSLKDSSLHSSLRQPAFDLINTIIISDASALMSLKSKFNDAFHIRANVPQISLDDEDDQLFSYDVEEKDNSCWSEFGIQNKLTSLVCAEWACIPMLWFEALTKVDPSMLPISFSKAVFWALSHISLLEFGSIIEFSSSIEEFLSLNAREILSSFGWEIPTGSDDGGDGKESRNSVRASSMASFLTKTLKRLAAHFVLQIEQHELQKQWTWEPRMAESLILLIIDPDDSIRQADRVILEHVSRTRGLTSGLQFLCSSASSLSAMFSGLRYALQQVPVHLLVTNFHNLHHLFFILRKVLKEVVTSDKKSVKMDTKSTNPLFEGGFLHQPYFENLPDRPPASSGTIVDMKSWEKFSCFLSAVVWPTIVQCLEEGKELVNSKNCQMTCVRLLETLPVVYEKLSFSLSELSGNLACFTHDIFDLKWFLRLVEWGRSSLIVVSRHWKQCILSLVNYLKSSHTIKTSCNLGAIEAIVSHDTVAVDKLKEKVLQLKISLAEDVVQFYDQKVLRPKTLLSEPSYVKKSSVSETYVCNDQVCSGATFPPQTIGNQDVIILSDDEIEKKVSRDLVITGALPDNHLDTTCLSEDGLKNVPSLKSSGNSQVPSQRANKDVVINSSVSSMVESAVCEGTSSMILPKSIETDGVSQSCNTSDIVSSLKKAKLSSQPFLHQLSSQNYSLELRKDDAVIKELIRQDDDVLERALDRSRHAKLLPAKHSISVPKRQIVQLQLPTKNKFGSLNKTDLGARRLKPPKLDDWYRPILELDYFVLAGLTTDTEDGKSALTNLREIPLCFQSSSHYVEIFRPLVLEEFKAQLHSSYIENSGDDMSCSSICLLSVERVDDFHLIRGCLDGTDTVASRVCAENDLVLLTKEPLQNAAQHVHVLGKVERREKSDKNRSIVLVIRLYLPSSSSRFNKARRLLTERSKWFSSRIMSMTPQLREFQALSSLHDIPMLPIILNPVNHSAGHLASKKVQLDKLSRYMQKMFISSYNGSQIQAISTAIGSSEPKKTLELSLIQGPPGTGKTRTIVAIVSAWLALQKVHKSHCFKTPSAHSIHDKNESSHSKGLISQSAALARAWQDAAFAKQLMKDAEKDSSVPTERPSRGRILICAQSNAAVDELVSRISEGLYGSDGKVYKSYLVRVGNSRTVHPRSLPFFIDTLVEQRLAEEMNNQISGKNDKDVESSSSLRAKLEKVVDNIRLYESKRAKIEENEMNINNKPSQKGDPLEISDAAIGAKLNILYGQKKAICADLATAQARERKVSEESRSLRHKIRKSILKEAEIVVTTLSGCGGDIYGVCSESASSNRYGKFSEQNLFDIVIIDEAAQALEPATLIPLQLLKSNGTKCIMVGDPKQLPATVLSNVASKFLYECSMFERLQRAGHPVIMLNEQYRMHPEICRFPSMHFYENKLLNGAEMEGRSALFHENCCLGPYMFFDIVDGHEHHGKNSGSVSLYNEAEVEVAVEILKFLKKRYPSEFTSRRIGIVTPYRSQLSLLRSRFSMAFQSDVVSEIEFNTIDGFQGREVDILVLSTVRASGSGSELPKSNSKGIGFVADARRMNVALTRAKISLWIVGNARTLQRNVNWAALIENSKERNLFRSFVRPYSHVFAKNLSSYSESIDSSKLASRSTHRKHSERDNNVGCGTHEARTNAKTGSKIKSKLGRNLDIQTSSNSRDSGLTSSIGSPNLGGSSLSAGESPLQVHACSKDIISKKASRKNKTKKPQKQHEESAHTENILQEQPTCDRLKDETNGNVPLEMDSSIGCLIKKATAARRFSEHAPSSTSSQSSNSPSSRETKQLTSKMAKISSSDTQEPKDLIARRKRQREDIEALLPSALISSKKPGAS; translated from the exons ATGGCGAGGAAGGGTTGCACCCGACGGGAGCTCTTGGACCGGTGGAGCGCGATCCAGGAGGAGCTCGATGGGGACGATCCTTCCCCCTCGAGGGAGCGCCGGATCCTGCGAACTAAGGAGGAGTG GTTTTCAGATTCCTTCAACTTTTTGGTTGATTTACCAGCGGAAAATCATATCTGGTGTGACTACTCAGACTTAATGGGACCTCTTTTGGAGACATTCCATAACTTTTTCAGAGATACAAATTCTGTATCACCTCTTAAGCTTTTGTGGAAGCGGGTTTCTCGAGAACTGGGGCATTGCACACAATGTATATGTCAGCATCATCAGGCTCAAGAATATTACAATGTTGAATATGAAACAGATTCTGTTGATCCTCTACTGACAGTATTGCACCGTCTAGACGAAGAGAGGGTAACAGAACATCTTAAAGATATTAATACGCGAATTCGCTGCAAGGAGTATGATCCAGAATCTCATGGGACAGAAGTTGTTAGCGTGATGTTTGAA GTGCTAATgtttcctatcttattggatgacCAATCACTTGTTAATGAGTTTCAGTTCTTTATTGAAGCTGTTGATGAGTCTCATGAAGTTACTCTCTCAAGCAATCAACAGTATCCA GGAATATATGCTCTACTTTTTCTTAAAGGTGGGCGGGCAAGGGCAGTTGGATTTCGTCTAGCTGGATGCATGGGGAAACTGAG GAGAGCAACAGATCTGGAGCCCTTGCAACCTTTGTTGAGGAAATATATTGGCTTTCTTGAAGCAGAGATTTTACCATCAACTTCAGAAGTGTTAAGACCAAGAGTGCAACTTGAGCGCATAAATGTATGGAACGGGATCAAGACATT ACTTGGCTTTCTTGAGGCGGAAGCACTTGAAGATGGGATATTGGAGAAATATCCTGTTTTTCTGAGTTTTGTACTCAACCATGTCAGTGATGACACACCTGAATTCTCTTTTGCTGTTGCTTGTCTTAGGACATTATTTGAAATGCTTG GATGTAAGCTATGGTTGAGAACAACATTATCACCCAGTATGATGCGCAACACGCTTTTGGGACAGTGCTTTCACACTCTCAATGAGAAAAGTCATAAAGATATATTTGATCTTTTTCTACCATTTTTGCAG TCTCTTGAATCTTTGCAAGATGGTGAGCATGAAAAGCaacgaagacattttctttattttctccttCATCAAGTAACTCAAAGTAGAAACTTCAGCAATTTAATGCGAAAAAATGCTTGTAAG attgcACTTCTCATCATCCAACGTGGCTATTCAATGAATCCTCCATGCCCACCTTTTGAATGTGCTCACATGTG GGGGCCATCTTTGGTCAGCTCATTAAAGGATTCATCTCTTCATAGTTCTTTGCGTCAGCCAGCATTTGATCTCATCAATACCATTATAATTTCTGATGCCTCTGCTTTGATGTCTTTAAAATCAAAGTTCAATGATGCTTTCCACATTCGTGCAAACGTCCCACAAATATCGCTTGATGATGAAGATGATCAACTATTTTCTTACGATGTTGAAGAGAAGGATAATAGCTGTTGGAGTGAATTTGGTATCCAGAACAAGCTTACCTCTCTTGTATGTGCAGAATGGGCTTGTATTCCCATGTTATGGTTTGAAGCTTTAACTAAAGTAGACCCCTCTATGCTTCCTATATCTTTTTCCAAGGCTGTTTTCTGGGCTTTATCTCATATTTCATTATTAGAGTTTGGTTCCATCATAGAATTCTCATCCTCCATTGAAGAGTTCCTGTCATTAAATGCTAGAGAAATTTTGTCATCATTTGGGTGGGAAATCCCTACTGGATCAGATGATGGTGGTGATGGAAAGGAGTCCAGAAACTCTGTTAGGGCATCATCCATGGCTTCTTTCCTAACAAAAACACTCAAGAG GCTTGCTGCCCACTTCGTATTGCAAATCGAGCAACATGAACTTCAGAAGCAGTGGACATGGGAACCAAGAATGGCAGAGAGCTTGATACTTTTGATTATAGATCCTGATGAT AGCATAAGACAAGCTGATAGAGTGATCCTGGAACATGTTTCAAGGACACGGGGTCTGACTTCTGGACTTCAGTTTCTTTGCTCTAGTGCATCTTCTCTGTCTGCTATGTTTTCAGGGTTGAGATATGCATTACAACAG GTACCGGTTCATTTGCTCGTGACAAATTTTCATAATCTTCACCACTTATTTTTCATCCTGCGCAAAGTTTTAAAGGAAGTGGTTACTTCTGATAAAAAATCAGTTAAAATGGATACAAAATCTACAAATCCTTTATTCGAGGGGGGATTTTTGCATCAACCCTATTTTGAAAATTTGCCAGACCGACCACCTGCAAGCTCAGGAACCATAGTGGATATGAAATCTTGGGAGAAGTTTAGTTGCTTTCTATCAGCAGTTGTATGGCCAACAATTGTACAATGTCTAGAGGAAGGAAAGGAGCTTGTCAATAGCAAAAATTGTCAG ATGACATGTGTTCGATTGCTTGAGACTCTTCCTGTTGTTTATGAAAAACTCAGCTTCTCATTGTCTGAGTTGTCTGGCAATCTAGCATGCTTTACCCATGATATATTTGACTTAAAGTGGTTCTTGCGTTTGGTGGAGTGGGGGAGATCTTCTCTCATCGTTGTTAGTAGACACTGGAAGCAGTGCATTCTTTCTCTGGTGAACTATTTAAAAAGTTCACACACAATTAAGACATCTTGCAATCTTGGTGCTATTGAAGCAATTGTGTCGCATG ATACTGTAGCAGTTGATAAGCTGAAGGAGAAAGTGCTTCAACTTAAGATATCATTGGCTGAAGATGTTGTTCAATTTTATGATCAGAAAGTCCTGCGGCCAAAAACATTACTTTCTGAGCCTTCGTATGTGAAGAAAAGTTCTGTTTCAGAGACTTATGTCTGTAATGATCAAGTTTGCAGTGGGGCGACATTTCCACCTCAAACAATTGGGAACCAAGATGTTATTATTCTTTCagatgatgaaatagaaaagaaGGTTTCCCGTGACTTAGTTATTACAGGGGCCTTACCAGATAACCATTTAGACACTACTTGTCTGTCAGAAGATGGATTGAAGAATGTTCCATCATTAAAATCTTCTGGGAACTCTCAGGTTCCTTCTCAAAGGGCAAATAAGGATGTGGTTATCAATAGCAGTGTGTCTTCGATGGTTGAGTCAGCTGTctgtgaaggcacaagtagtatgATTCTTCCAAAGAGCATAGAAACAGATGGAGTAAGTCAGTCATGTAATACAAGTGACATCGTCTCATCACTTAAAAAAGCCAAGTTATCTAGCCAACCTTTTCTTCATCAATTATCTTCTCAAAATTACTCTTTGGAACTAAGAAAAGATGATGCTGTCATCAAGGAGTTGATTCGTCAAGATGATGATGTCTTAGAGCGTGCCCTTGATAGATCTAGGCATGCAAAATTGCTGCCAGCAAAGCACAGCATCTCTGTACCTAAAAGGCAAATCGTTCAGCTTCAGTtgcctacaaaaaataaatttggttCTCTTAATAAGACAGACTTGGGGGCTAGAAGACTTAAACCTCCAAAATTAGATGACTGGTATAGACCCATCTTAGAATTGGACTATTTTGTTCTTGCGGGATTAACCACTGATACTGAAGATGGAAAATCTGCTTTAACCAATTTAAGAGAGATACCTTTATGTTTTCAATCATCAAGCCATTATGTTGAGATTTTCCGGCCATTGGTATTGGAAGAATTTAAAGCGCAATTACATAGTTCATATATTGAAAATTCTGGGGATGACATGTCCTGTAGCAGCATATGCTTACTTTCAGTTGAAAGGGTAGATGATTTTCATCTGATTCGTGGCTGCCTTGATGGCACTGACACTGTTGCATCAAGAGTATGTGCTGAAAATGACTTAGTTTTGCTAACAAAGGAACCCCTACAAAATGCAGCCCAACATGTGCATGTACTTGGAAAG GTGGAGAGGCGTGAGAAAAGTGATAAAAATCGATCAATAGTTCTTGTAATCAGGTTATATCTTCCAAGTAGTTCTTCACGCTTTAACAAAGCAAGAAGGCTACTTACAGAACGAAGTAAATGGTTTTCAAGTCGGATCATGAGTATGACCCCTCAACTTCGGGAGTTTCAGGCTCTTTCCTCACTACATGACATCCCTATGCTTCCGATCATCCTAAATCCAGTCAATCATTCTGCTGGACATCTTGCATCTAAGAAGGTTCAACTGGATAAGCTTTCTCGGTACATGCAGAAAATGTTTATATCATCATATAATGGCAGTCAGATTCAAGCTATTAGCACTGCCATTGGGTCATCGGAACCCAAGAAGACCTTAGAACTTTCCCTCATACAGGGTCCTCCAG GAACTGGCAAAACTAGAACTATTGTTGCTATAGTAAGTGCATGGCTTGCTTtacaaaaagttcataagagccaCTGTTTTAAAACTCCAAGCGCTCATTCAATACATGACAAGAATGAATCTAGTCATTCAAAAGGACTTATTAGTCAGTCTGCTGCATTGGCAAGAGCTTGGCAGGATGCAGCCTTTGCTAAACAACTGATGAAGGATGCAGAAAAAGATTCTTCTGTACCAACAGAACGTCCTTCACGAGGAAGAATTCTTATCTGTGCGCAGTCAAATGCTGCTGTCGATGAATTGGTATCCAGAATCAGTGAGGGACTTTATGGGAGTGATGGGAAGGTATACAAATCTTATCTAGTGCGGGTTGGAAATTCAAGAACAGTTCATCCTCGTTCACTACCCTTTTTCATCGATACACTTGTTGAACAACGTTTGGCAGAAGAAATGAACAACCAAATCAGCGGAAAAAATGATAAAGATGTAGAATCTTCTAGTTCACTTCGTGCAAAACTTGAAAAGGTTGTAGACAATATAAGATTATATGAATCTAAGCGTGCTAAGATAgaagaaaatgaaatgaacatcaATAACAAGCCTTCCCAGAAAGGTGATCCACTAGAAATTTCTGATGCTGCAATCGGTGCAAAGCTCAATATTTTGTATGGACAGAAGAAGGCAATTTGTGCTGATCTTGCGACTGCTCAGGCCCGAGAAAGGAAAGTTTCTGAGGAAAGTAGGTCCCTCAGGCATAAAATTCGAAAATCTATCCTCAAGGAGGCAGAAATTGTGGTTACAACTCTTAGTGGGTGTGGTGGTGATATATATGGTGTTTGCTCTGAATCTGCTTCCAGTAATAGATATGGAAAATTTTCTGAACAGAACTTGTTTGATATTGTTATTATTGATGAGGCAGCCCAA GCTCTTGAACCAGCAACACTAATTCCGCTTCAGCTTCTCAAGTCAAATGGAACCAAGTGTATAATG GTTGGCGATCCCAAGCAGCTTCCTGCTACTGTGCTCTCTAATGTTGCGAGCAAATTTCTCTATGAGTGCAGTATGTTTGAGCGATTACAGAGAGCTGGTCACCCCGTAATAATGTTAAATGAACAG TATCGCATGCATCCTGAGATATGCAGATTTCCATCAATGCACTTTTATGAGAACAAGTTACTAAATGGTGCTGAGATGGAAGGCAGGTCAGCTTTATTCCATGAGAATTGTTGTCTTGGTCCCTACATGTTCTTCGATATTGTTGATGGTCATGAACATCATGGAAAGAATTCTGGTTCTGTATCCCTTTATAATGAGGCTGAGGTTGAGGTAGCAGTTGAAATATTGAAATTCTTAAAGAAAAG ATACCCATCAGAGTTCACATCTCGAAGAATAGGGATCGTAACACCTTATCGGAGTCAGCTTTCATTGTTACGTTCACGTTTTTCCATGGCATTTCAGTCAGATGTTGTATCTGAAATAGAATTTAACACTATTGATGGTTTTCAAGGGCGTGAAGTAGATATTTTAGTACTATCAACTGTGAGAGCTTCTGGTTCTGGTTCTGAACTACCTAAATCTAATTCAAAAGGTATTGGATTTGTTGCGGATGCGAGACGCATGAATGTTGCTTTAACACGAGCAAAAATTTCTTTGTGGATAGTAGGTAATGCCAGGACACTGCAAAGAAATGTCAATTGGGCTGCTCTTATTGAGAATTCTAAAGAGAGAAATTTATTCCGGTCATTTGTTAGGCCATATAGTCATGTCTTTGCTAAAAATTTATCCTCATACAGTGAAAGCATAGACTCTTCAAAGTTGGCTTCACGTTCTACTCACCGAAAGCATAGTGAAAGGGATAACAATGTGGGCTGTGGAACACACGAGGCCAGAACCAATGCCAAAACAGGCAGCAAAATAAAGAGCAAGCTTGGTAGGAATCTAGACATACAAACTAGCAGCAATTCACGTGATAGTGGCTTGACAAGTTCTATTGGGTCTCCAAACTTAGGAGGCAGTTCTCTTTCAGCTGGTGAATCACCATTGCaggtacatgcatgctccaaGGATATTATCTCCAAGAAAGCTTCTAGAAAGAACAAAACAAAGAAGCCTCAGAAGCAACATGAAGAGTCAGCTCATACTGAGAATATATTGCAGGAACAACCAACTTGTGATAGACTCAAAGACGAAACTAATGGCAATGTACCTTTGGAAATGGATTCTTCTATTGGATGTTTGATAAAGAAGGCAACAGCTGCTCGGAGATTTTCTGAACATGCTCCATCTAGTACTTCAAGTCAAAGTTCAAATTCTCCATCTTCAAGGGAAACAAAACAGTTAACCAGTAAGATGGCCAAGATTAGTTCTTCTGATACACAGGAGCCCAAAGATTTAATTGCACGGAGGAAACGACAACGAGAAGACATTGAGGCTCTGCTACCTTCAGCTCTTATATCTTCAAAGAAGCCTGGTGCCTCATGA